From Rutidosis leptorrhynchoides isolate AG116_Rl617_1_P2 chromosome 3, CSIRO_AGI_Rlap_v1, whole genome shotgun sequence, a single genomic window includes:
- the LOC139898302 gene encoding ribonuclease J: protein MAMPTFNAISHCHHRLWWQPNTSKLPVSCFMPPPTYSGTHGSRAGQKRSGRLEGAGKSMEDSVQRKMEKFYEGSNGPPLRILPIGGLGEIGMNCMLVGNYDRYILIDAGVMFPDYDELGVQKIIPDTTFIKKWSHKIEAVVITHGHEDHIGALPWVIPALDIRTPIFASSFTMELIKKRLKESGIFVPSRLKTFKTKKKFVAGPFEIEPIRVTHSIPDCSGLVLRCSDGIILHTGDWKIDESPLDGQVFDREGLEELSKEGVTLMMSDSTNVLSPGRTTSETVVADSLLRHITSAKGRVITTQFSSNIHRLGSVKAAADLAGRKLVFVGMSLRTYLDAAWKDGKAPIDPSTLVKVEDIDAYAPKDLVIVTTGSQAEPRAALNLASYGSSHFFKLNKEDTILYSAKVIPGNESRVMKMLNRLSEIGPTIVMGKNEQLHTSGHAYREELQEVLRIVKPQHFLPIHGELLFLKEHEVLGRSTGIHHTAVIKNGEMLGVSHLRNRRVLSNGFATLGKENLQLMYSDGDKAFGTSADLCVDERMKIASDGIIVVSIEIMRPQSTESLFKENLKGKIRITTRCLWLDKGKLLDALHSAAHASLSSISIKSPLPHIERTVSEVLRKMVRKYSGKRPEVITHAIENPAAVLADEIDGKLSGISQGFEMSLGKKETVDGTPKKKRSSKMQEESKNLDLSFGALENEGDVMSDDTLLSEEETESISDATESSISDSDATDDFWKAHTKPESIDQSENGSSDSSTKKPVKRNRWKPEEVKKLITFRGELNSRFQVVKGRMALWEEISVNLSNEGFNRSPGQCKSLWASLVQKYEESKNEPESKRSWQYYADMDNVLSTPDAMAEK from the exons ATGGCAATGCCCACTTTCAATGCCATATCGCATTGTCATCACAGGCTATGGTGGCAACCCAACACTTCGAAGCTTCCCGTTTCTTGCTTTATGCCTCCTCCTACTTATTCAG gtACTCATGGATCTAGAGCAGGCCAAAAGCGATCTGGAAGACTTGAAGGGGCTGGAAAGAGCATGGAAGATTCTGTGCAGCGTAAAATGGAGAAGTTTTATGAAGGGTCTAATGGCCCGCCATTACGCATACTTCCAATTGGCGGTTTGGGAGAAATTGGAATGAACTGTATGCTTGTTGGGAATTATGATCGTTATATTCTGATTGATGCTGGTGTCATGTTCCCCGA CTACGATGAACTCGGTGTTCAGAAAATTATACCAGATACAACATTTATAAAGAAATGGAGTCATAAGATCGAAGCTGTTGTTATTACACATGGGCATGAAGATCACATTGGTGCCTTGCCTTGG GTTATACCAGCTTTGGATATACGTACACCTATATTTGCTTCATCCTTTACAATGGAG CTCATTAAGAAGCGTTTGAAGGAATCTGGGATATTCGTGCCATCCAGGCTCAAAACATTCAAAACAAAAAAGAAATTTGTAGCTGGGCCATTCGAGATCGAGCCTATTAGGGTTACTCATTCTATTCCTGATTGTTCTGGATTGGTTCTTCGGTGTTCCGATGGTATTATACTTCATACTGGGGACTGGAAG ATAGACGAATCACCCCTTGACGGGCAAGTTTTCGACCGTGAAGGCTTAGAAGAACTCTCAAAAGAAGGTGTGACACTG ATGATGAGTGACTCAACAAACGTACTCTCACCTGGAAGGACAACAAGCGAAACCGTGGTAGCAGATTCACTATTACGGCATATTACATCTGCAAAAGGGAGGGTTATCACTACTCAGTTTTCGTCAAATATTCATAGACTTGGAAGTGTTAAAGCTGCAGCTGATTTGGCTGGCCGGAAGTTG GTATTTGTTGGGATGTCTTTAAGGACGTACCTCGATGCAGCATGGAAAGATGGAAAGGCACCAATTGATCCTTCAACTCTC GTAAAAGTAGAAGATATTGATGCTTATGCTCCTAAAGATCTAGTAATTGTCACTACCGGCTCTCAA GCAGAACCTCGTGCTGCACTTAATCTTGCATCATACGGAAGTAGTCATTTTTTCAAGTTGAACAAAGAAGACACAATTTTGTATTCTGCTAAG GTGATCCCTGGTAACGAGTCTCGTGTGATGAAAATGTTAAATCGTTTATCAGAGATTGGACCAACAATAGTAATGGGTAAAAACGAGCAGTTACACACATCGGGTCACGCGTATCGTGAGGAATTG CAAGAAGTGTTGCGGATTGTAAAACCACAACATTTTCTACCGATCCATGGGGAACTTTTATTTCTCAAGGAACATGAAGTGCTCGGTAGATCAACTGGAATTCATCACACTGCT GTCATAAAGAACGGAGAAATGCTCGGGGTTTCTCATCTGAGGAACAGAAGAGTGTTGTCTAATGGTTTCGCAACCTTGGGGAAAGAGAATTTGCAG TTGATGTATAGTGATGGTGACAAGGCATTCGGTACATCTGCTGATCTATGTGTTGATGAAAGGATGAAGATAGCATCAGATGGAATAATTGTTGTCAG CATTGAAATCATGCGTCCTCAATCTACAGAAAGTTTGTTTAAAGAAAATCTAAAAGGAAAGATAAGGATAACCACCCGCTGCTTATGGCTTGACAAAGGCAAACTTCTAGATGCTCTTCATAGTGCTGCACACGCTTCGTTATCAAGTATTTCTATCAAAAGTCCCTTACCTCATATAGAAAGAACAGTTTCGGAAGTTTTAAGAAAAATGGTAAGAAAGTATAGTGGCAAACGACCTGAAGTCATCACACATGCTATTGAAAACCCTGCTGCTGTGCTTGCCGATGAAATAGATGGAAAGTTGTCGGGAATTTCACAAGGTTTTGAAATGTCGTTGGGGAAAAAAGAAACGGTGGATGGCACCCCGAAAAAGAAACGCTCAAGTAAAATGCAAGAAGAAAGCAAAAATCTTGATCTTTCGTTCGGCGCACTTGAAAATGAAG GTGATGTGATGAGTGATGACACATTGTTATCCGAGGAAGAAACTGAAAGTATTTCCGACGCAACGGAAAGCTCGATTTCTGATTCTGATGCGACAGATGATTTCTGGAAAGCACACACGAAACCCGAATCCATCGACCAATCAGAAAATGGTAGCTCAGATTCTTCAACAAAGAAGCCTGTGAAAAGAAACAGATGGAAACCAGAAGAAGTTAAGAAGCTTATCACGTTTCGTGGGGAGTTGAATAGTAGATTCCAAGTTGTGAAGGGACGAATGGCACTTTGGGAAGAGATATCGGTTAACCTTTCGAACGAAGGGTTTAATCGAAGCCCAGGTCAATGTAAATCTTTATGGGCTTCGTTAGTTCAAAAATATGAG GAAAGTAAGAATGAACCTGAAAGCAAGAGAAGCTGGCAATATTATGCCGACATGGATAACGTTTTATCGACTCCTGATGCCATGGCAGAGAAATGA